The segment GCGGATTCCAAACCTCAATCCTCTGTCTTAGCAATAGAAAGCGCCTGTGAGTTCTCTTGCCGCCAACATGAACAACCATGTCGCATTGTAGACAAAGAGAAGTACCGTCTATCTCACAGTAAAAGAAGGctgtataaaaagaaaaaaaaaacatctcagTTTCTTTTTACTATACACTAAAGTGAGAGAAGGGAAGCGTACCAGGTGCATTTTCGCATATGTCACAGCTTGGCGCATTGCTGGGATCAGCCAAACCTACACGGACATGTCGGCTAGCTAGCTTGTTGCACATATGAACCTGAAGACAAGTAACATAATGTTCTCTCATTCTCTTATAATTTATATGATCCTTCCTGTTGCAATAGAGTGTTTCACCACAGATAATGCTCAAAGAAAATTTAACATTTCTTTTGAAtcaaatttatcattttattcgAAAAAAAAATGCTCAAAAGAAAAATGCAAATTCTGAAGACATACATAGTAACATAACAAGATGAAGTTACTCGATAACAATGTAAAGACAACTAAACAACAACTTTTTTGCCTATAATAATAAAGTCAAACTTTTTTGCATTGGTCAAGAAAAAATAAACTGTAAACTAAGAGTTTTCAGACAAGTGGGTATATTACTTTTTCGTCGCAGGAGCAACAGAGGGCAGCTTCGTCGGCGGCGCAGAAGACTATCGCGGCGGCGCTCTCACAGGCATCGCACAAAATACgcatgttttcttatttttctttcgAGCTCACGGTTCCAGCTATGTTTGAACTGTGAAGAGCACTTTGAAAGTTAGCATCTTTTTGCAAAAACCCAGATTCTGATTGTTGACCGGGGAAGAAGAAATAAGATTTGTAGGATGAATGATGATTTAATTTGAATCAATCTCTTTCCTTCTTTAAAATATTGAAGAGACAGAGAGCAGCTGTCTATAAATTATGATGGATCTCCACACGCTGAAAGTAGATATTTTATGTATACTCGCCCTCTCCCCCGTTTACTTCATTTTTTCTGtggttgatatttttttttctttttaacagcgaaatcaaatatttatttattataatattttcgaacaataattaaattattttgaaataaacaaCTATTTAGAAAAGCAAATCATAGAACATAATCAACATATTATAAACCATAGCAGAAAGAATACTTCaatcatttttacttttatttaccattccatttttgtttttgtaatataTTGGATTGTAAAAttggatttttaaaattttattgaaattctTTCAAATGATAGTAAAAACCGATCACTAATATCACATAAAAATATCATGTAGTAATTATAAGATGAGAAAATTAGTAAAACAGTTTTTCTAATTTCCCAAAATTAAAGCACTCATCTCATCTTTACACGTAGTGAAACCATGGACCAAATAAACAGAGGTAAAAAACTATTAATAGTGGATAGTGGGAGATGTTATATTTAGTTTAACCCAAAACTTATGTTTTACAGTATATAAATTTGATTCAAGTGCATAACATATAatgatataatttgataaataattgAAAGGTCAGACGTAAGGACAAAAAGAACGAATCTAAGCTTAGGGTCGGAATTAGGGACCCAATGGTAAATGAGAAACTTCAGTAGACAAAAGACTCGCAAGTGCTGTCTCCTTTGTTTTATAGAATGTTCTAGTTCGTCTCTTCTCGTCCATGGAAATGTCTCTATGTCAATtccaatttgttttttaattatctgAACAGAAATAGAGTGTTGTACGATTGGTTAGATTTAGGTAATAACAGTGAAAAATATTAGTATGAGGAAAAATAAGGACCACACAAGAAATTGAAAACAGAAGGAAGGACGGTAGGGCTAAAACTGTCGACAGCCATTGAAATCATTGGTGGTGAAGAAGTAATTGTCGTTTCTAAGTTAGcaggatttgttttttttccagTTTCCTATTATGTCCCGTATATTCGATTTTGACTAAATTCTAAAAACCAATCTACTAGAAAGATTTTTTCTGTTTGCGTCGGCCTAGATATTTATAGAGTTTAACACTTTTATATTCGGAATGGCCATCACATTTCATCTATCATATAATAGATTGTGATAAATATTACTGACGGAGCTGgctttctatttattttttaaccttcgaatcaaatcaaattggATAAAAGAAATGATCagacaaattttattttgaacttACTTGTTAGTTTATGATAAATTATAATGTGGATTTACATCCAACCGTTCTATATACATGCACTAAATCACTTTATgataatctattatttttaataattttaaatatatcacATTTTAAGGACCAATATTTGATGATTCAGGATCTGAAACACATATAATTATTAATGACCTTTTAGTTAAATCACTGAATTAAATGAGTTTTCACCGGCTGGGcaaagtttatatttttttctaacgtTTGGGTCTTTAACACATCAATAATAACGGGCATGTATGTATAAACTCAACAACAATAGTGGGCTTTTATGTGTAAGCCCATACACTTGTTGCATGGATAACTTTGATGTAATAATAAACTCTACCAACTGATGAACTGGGACAAGATAGTAAAATGTGTATGCTGTTGTGGGTAATACTGTATCCATTTATTTGATACATTGGTACAGGGCCGTCTAATAGCATGTGCTAGTGGAGCGGTCGAACAGGGCCcgaacttaaaaataaaaaaatacttaagaaaatttctaaaataaatatatgaatttggtttaaaattttaactttttactgtattcttaaatttattatctataattaaaagagaaacatcaaatatatatagattaagttattaacttttaaaattattttattacattgttaaatatatagttaatttttttttttgaatagggCCTTAGTATAATTTGAGACGGCTCTGCATTGGTACGAGGGTCAAAATTTATTACAGTTGATTTATGATCTAGGATATAGATTATGAACTTATGGTTTATTAAACCTTTtgactttttcttcttttttcttgtttatttaaCTAACTGCAAAAACTTTTATGTGATAAATGGACCGACAAAAGTAGGAAAGCGATCCGTAATTTACGCAATGTTACTTATTTCACGTTTGTTCGGTAAAATGAGATGTCAGTTTGgttgatttatttattatacgTACGACGAGAGCATATTGCCAAACGGAAAAAATCGTTAATAAGAAAGAAGAAGGGAAACACTCTGAACGGTGGAGAGAGTCTCACTCTACATAGAACAAACCCTTGGGCACCGGAAACTTCAACGGCTATAAAGCAGCAATGGTCCTCGTGCCACGTGTCAAACGAGTAGTAAATGAGAAGATCGAAAACATCACTAAAATTtaaggaagaaaaagaaaagcgaACGGCCACTGCTTTTAATGCACGTGGCAGCTTTCTCAGATTCCCGACAACGTTCCAGGGGTAAATCTGGAATTTAAATGGTATCGTTCTTCCACCGCACTCTCGGCTCGGCGAATAGAAAAAAAGGAGtgtgaaagagagagaaagagcttCCCTACGAGATTTGCGGGACCAAATCAGCGCCCCCATTGGTCCCTCCCATGGCGATTTTTTAGAGAGcagcagaggaagaagaagaagacgacgaagaggaagaagaaggaggaggTACTGTGATGtgattctctctcttttctccgGTTATTTCGCGCTACTCTTAGAGATCCATCGCGTTTCTCGATTTACACTCACTGTTTCATTGGGGTTGTTCTAGATTTCTCATATTCCACCTTCACCGAGCTAATTACTTTTTCCCCCTAATTTTTATAGATCGATTTTGCTATTTTTGGTAATATCCATGGAGCATTATATCTGGATTTGATTTTGCTATTAAATTCTCCGTTTCCACTCTTTAAAATCGGCTCTGAGTGAATTTCTGTGGTGGATGTGTCTGTCTTTCAGATCAGAGCTTCTGGAATCACTTTGGGGAAGAAG is part of the Brassica rapa cultivar Chiifu-401-42 chromosome A09, CAAS_Brap_v3.01, whole genome shotgun sequence genome and harbors:
- the LOC103842538 gene encoding B-box zinc finger protein 18, with product MRILCDACESAAAIVFCAADEAALCCSCDEKVHMCNKLASRHVRVGLADPSNAPSCDICENAPAFFYCEIDGTSLCLQCDMVVHVGGKRTHRRFLLLRQRIEFPGDKPNHADDLGLRCQEANRQKVSSSGRGQESNGNGDHNMIDLNSNPQRVHEPGSNHQEQGIDVNSTNNHEPVGVVPVGAFKRES